The following proteins come from a genomic window of Melospiza georgiana isolate bMelGeo1 chromosome 3, bMelGeo1.pri, whole genome shotgun sequence:
- the LOC131082049 gene encoding opsin-5-like: MENLQPPPQGTMEEQYISKLHPVVDYGAGVFLLIIAILTILGNSAVLATAVRRSSLLKPPELLTVNLAVADIGMALSMYPLAIASAWSHAWLGGDTSCVYYALMGFLFGVCSMMTLCAMAVIRFLVTNSSKSNSNKITKSTVCILIAFIWLYSLLWAILPLVGWGYYGPEPFGISCTIAWSKFHNSSNGFSFILSMFLLCTVLPALTIVACYLGIAWKVHKAYQEIQNIDRIPNAAKLEKKLTLMAVLISVGFLSSWTPYAATSFWSIFNSSDSLQPVVALLPCLFAKSSTAYNPFIYYIFSKTFRCEVRKLQCCCAWRVPYFSSDNSMENAVSTMWSGRDNVRLSAAPRAQNPAAAAP; encoded by the exons ATGGAAAACCTTCAGCCACCTCCCCAAGGGACCATGGAGGAGCAGTACATTTCCAAACTCCACCCAGTAGTGGATTATGGAGCTGGGGTCTTTCTTCTCATCATAG CCATCCTGACAATCCTTGGGAATTCAGCCGTCCTTGCCACGGCTGTGAGACGCTCGTCGCTGCTGAAGCCACCGGAGCTGCTCACAGTGAACCTGGCGGTGGCAGACATTGGCATGGCCCTCAGCATGTACCCCCTGGCCATTGCCTCTGCCTGGAGCCACGCCTGGCTGGGGGGAGACACCTCCTGTGTCTACTATGCCCTGATGGGTTTCCTCTTCGGGGTCTGCAGCATGATGACCTTGTGTGCCATGGCCGTGATTCGATTCCTTGTCACCAACTCATCCAAATCCAACA GTAACAAAATCACCAAGAGCACTGTCTGCATCCTGATTGCTTTTATCTGGCTCTACTCCTTGCTCTGGGCCATCCTGCCCTTGGTGGGCTGGGGCTACTACGGCCCTGAGCCCTTCGGCATCTCCTGTACCATAGCCTGGAGCAAATTCCACAACTCCTCCAATGGTTTCTCCTTCATCCTGAGCATGTTCCTCCTGTGCACGGTGCTGCCTGCGCTGACCATCGTGGCCTGTTACCTGGGGATTGCCTGGAAGGTTCATAAGGCATACCAGGAGATCCAGAATATTGACAGGATCCCCAATGCAGCCAAACTGGAAAAGAAGCTGACCCTG ATGGCCGTGCTCATCTCCGTGGGATTCCTGAGCTCCTGGACTCCCTATGCAGCCACCAGCTTCTGGTCCATCTTTAACTCCAGTGACTCCCTGCAGCCCGTGGTGgcgctgctgccctgcctgttTGCCAAGTCCTCCACGGCCTACAACCCCTTCATCTACTACATCTTCAGCAAGACCTTCCGCTGCGAGGTGAggaagctgcagtgctgctgtgcctggagggTTCCCTACTTCAGCTCTGACAACTCCATGGAGAATGCCGTGTCCACCATGTGGAGCGGGAGGGACAACGTCCGTCTGTCTGCGGCGCCGAGGGCGCAGAACCCGgcggctgcagctccctga